ACACCAATGTAAGATCagtatttttaatgaataagaaaatatgtttgaaTCATCAATGTACAGTCTTCTCATTCTGCATGAAATgcttaatattattaaaaaatgtaaaattatatttctagGGTTCAAGTGCTGTTGGTTTGACAGCTTATATTACGAAAGAACAAGAATCCAAACAGTTAATGATGCAACCGGGCGCGCTTGTGCTTTCAGATAATGGTATTTGCTGCATAGATGAGTTTGATAAGATGAATGATAGTACaaggtatttatatttaatcttATAAATATCCGTAACTGTTTTAATGGGTGTGTAACTGTGTATAAATGTTTCTcacatatttgtttgtttttaatatacagatttacttattcattttttttatagtaaatATACCTGATTACTGTGCTGAATCAAAAACAGCGCtgttttaaatggaaaaataGAAATGGTAGATTCAGTTCAGTAAGGACTATCTGCACACCAATTAAAATGTTGCCTTCAGTTCCCCTTTAAAATCACCTGCATATGATGTACAGTTCATAAACTAACTTTGTGATAGATCGATTCTACATGAAGTCATGGAACAACAAACTCTCTCCATTGCAAAAGCCGGAATTATTTGTCAGTTGAATGCTCGGACATCAGTGATGGCCGCTGCCAATCCTTGCGAGTCGCAGTGGAACCACAAAAAGACGATCATAGAAAACATCATGCTTCCTCATACACTTCTCTCAAGATTTGATCTCATTTTTCTCATGTTGGATCCTCAAGTAAGTTTCTTATTGTGCAGGATGCTAGATTAGATATTGGCAAGAACAATTTATTGTGAACCACAAATGGATAAAAACTGCTTATTAGATGACTTGCTACCAGGGTTATTCTCAACACCATATTGCagcaacaaaaattaagtttccctaatatgttttctttgttattcATCCTTATTTTTACAGGATGAAGCATATGATCGTCGACTAGCCAACCACTTGGTGTCACTCTACCACCGTACacaggaagaagaagaaatggACGTCATGGATTCCGAGGTTTTGAAAGATTACGTGGCTTATGCTCGGGCTTTTGTTAAACCTCGCCTCACAGAAGATGCAGGGCAGGAACTTGTTCAGGTGAGAATttctaatagaaacagtataaaactttgttcttTAGTCTGTATCAAAAAATGGTGCAAGTTTATCCATTCAACACACAAATTAATACAatgtcattcatttataaatttgaaagTAGGATGCATCTTGGCTTTTACCATTGGGTGTTTTTTTCTCAATTGACTAATTTGCAAGTGTTCAAAATGACTAATTTGAAGTATCCAAATAGACATAAAGAAAGAGTATAAAAGTCATGCCTATGTCTACTACATTTGTTCTCTTTCTTTGTGTTCCTGTTTTTTTGGAGTATCTATTTATTACGAAGTTCATGTTGCGAGGATAATATTTTGTAGGAAAATTGTGCACAAGGCCATATCAGGCTGAGAAAGCagtttatgtgtttttgttttgaattttgcATCTGGGGTAATGCAATgtttaagttaatatttttaggcATATGTTGAGATGCGGAAGGGTGGTGGTAGTGGCAACAAAGGAGGTGTAACTGCCTACCCTCGCCAGTTGGAATCACTTATACGACTCTCAGAAGCACACGCCAGAAGTCGACTCTCACTCAAAGTAGAAAGAGTTGATGTTCAAGAAGCTTTAAGATTGTACAGAGAAGCTCTCAAGCAATCTGCTACTGATCCTCGTACTGGCATTGTTGATATTTCAATTCTTACAACAGGTGACATGTTAAAtttggttgttttgttgtcaATGTAATTGTAATACTCCAATCGTATTTAAATAACACTTATGTTTGCCTCTACTTGCAATATGTTGCAAATAGTattgtgtgtttatttatgaCTTTACCTTTTTTAGGAATGAGTGCCACTGCTAGAAAACGCCAAGAGGAATTGAAAGGAGCTCTAAAGCAATTGATTGACCAAGACAAAGGTCGTGGTGGACAGGGTGGTAAAGCTGGTCCCACCCTTCGCTGTCGACCGTTGCTTGATAGATGGAGAAGCCAGACAGACCAGATCATCACACAAGCGATGTTCGATGAAGCTGTTCGTGCTTTACAAGATGATGAAGTGCTTGTTCGTACAGGGGATGTCATTCGTTTGTGTTAAACACTTGGTATAAAGAAAATGTATTTGGGCATACCAACTTTATTGGTTTCCAGACAGTTAAAACTTGTAGTTTCCTATCATGATTACTGCTAACTgccatgtttatatttgtatattgttggttattaaaactaaaatgcacaaaatgttgttttggtCGTAACAGCACATAAATTTGACGTATTATGATAGCAGATTATTTAAATGCTATTTAAAACTCTTCGTAAAAGTTGGTTGCAGAAAATTGCATTCActgttgaaaatatttgagGAAAACAAGTAGTTGCAACAGTGCATTCGGCTTCTGGATTGGCTGCTGCTTTGAATTTTCTAATCAGGGCTATCATGTTAaacgtttgtttaaataatgattctagataaaatatccaaaaatgtttaaaaaaatgaccaaTAGTTTAACCACGTCTTTAGTCCTATCACAGAAAACAAGAGCGTCGCAGCGTATCGAGATGACGTCCTTGACCCCCTTCCAATGACATTCCACGGCTTCCAATACATACTCGTCGCCTGCGATGTGTTCAGAAAATATGTGCGAGCGTGGCCAATGCGTCGACAGACACGGAAGGAGACGGCAAGTCTGTTGTACCATCGATGGTTCACCGTACACGGAGTGCCGGAAACTATACACTCGGATCGAGGTACAAATTTTGAAAGTTTATTGTTGTAGGAATTCGTCCAACTCATGGGGAGCTCGCAGCACGGCTTATCACCCAGCACGCAACGGCGAAGTTGAACGAAATAATAAGACAACAACTACGATGCTTTGAAACTACGTGCAAAAAGACGAGAAAGCCTGGAACAATGCATTGTCAGCCGCTGCAGCCGCTTACAATTCAAGTAAGCATGAGAGCACCGGCGTCGCACCTCATTTTCTGTTGACAGGTCGAACACTCCGTCTCCCAGCAGACTTAATAAATCCGTCACCAAATCACAGAGTCTGGGAAAATTTAGAAGGGTTGAGTTGATATTTTACCTCCAAGCATAATTGGTCGTCGTGGCGCCAGTGCACCATCCGCATTTTGACAAGGTCGACAATTCTCGTTGTGCAGTTGATAACTTGGCTCGTTGTGCGTATTGCGGTTAAACCGTTGGTGTACTTCTTTTGGGTTATTGTGTCGAGGCAAAGCGAATCCTGTATGTAGAGCAGCGTTCCGGATCACACACTTTACGTAAAGTATTGATTAAGATGTTATCGGACTAACGTAATATTTAATTGGTCTAGTACTCTAGTGTTTAACCCTTCGCTTTTGTTTGTAACAGCGATACTCtcttacttttaaaatgcttaaacTTTGTTGCTTTTTCACTTTCTGTTTCCTTCTACACAATATTCGAGAAATTAAATCTCAACAACCTGAAGAGATTTGTTTCCGGCCTCCAACAAATCCCAACCCAGGCAGACCCGGTAAGAGAGGACCTCCCGGAGGAAAAGGTGACAAGGGTGACGTTGGTCCAACTGGGCAGTGTGTTTGTGATGAAATGTCTCAACTTCGTCAGGAAATACAACAACTTAATCGTAAGTGTGGTTTACTGATGTCGTTCGTAAATTtcctaaatatatatagtagggtgggggaagatgggacagtttgtCAGACAAgacgttttttaattttcttttaagtGTGGTGGTATTCTGATGTCTTTCGTAAACTTCCTGAGTATAccagatttataaaaaatcatattcctatgataattttaaaaagaaaacctTCAGTTTTTTATCTTAATTGTATTAACTATAGAGTTATGTTATTTCGTAACGGTTGTTCTTACGTGCCTACTTACAAAGATGTCAAGTCAGAGATCCCTTTTCTATGTTTAGGCAGGATCGCAACAATCGAACAATTCAAGCATTCTCACACTGATAAGCGTAAGTTGTGATATTATATTGGTTGAATCACATTCTCACATACTTAGTCTGGTAATACATTCTCCAGTAACACATTGCTCGGTTGGAATGAAGGATAGGAGAGTAAGAGACGAAGACATCACCGCATCTGCTACTTTCGATACCGGAATTAACACATACTACCACCCAAAGCATGCGCGTTTGGATAATGTTCTAACAGGGGTACATGTGGGAGCGTGGGCATCTGGGAACCGTGAGTACGATCGTTGTGGCtgtatgtatatttgtatgtatgtttaaatatgcaatttgtatcagttttaattttaaacgatTTGGTCGGTATATAACTATACTCATGTACAGAGTCATGTACGTCGCAAcaattagttttttaataGAGAGAACTTTGACTAAATAAACTAATGCCTGCTTATTATCAACGACAGTACATTTTGAATGTATGACtgacattttaatataaacaacctataggggccactgggttggagcaattgccttttCTGTTCCGCGAGGACAAACAGCCCACATCGGTAtaagttaaagtttttaaatgcaCCTTCTAGGTTTCTTCAAGTCACTGctcataataatattaataacatatTTGTAGTAAGTCCTGGAAATTGGATTCAAGTTGATCTTCAATCTCCCACTCTTTTAACTGGAGTTGTGACTCAAGGTAGACCGGAGAGACATTTGCAATgggttacaagttacaaaatCGCATATGGAATGAATCAAACCAGTTTTCAAACTATTCAAAGCAGTAACGGGAACGACTTGGTAAGTGACGGGAACGACGGGGTAAGTTTAGAAAAAATTCGCAAAcgaattaagaaaaaaataatatatatagtacagtgggggaagatgggacacttaagctcatattgcccaatatttccaaaatcaaaacacataacggtttttgggtgataccacgaattggTACTATCcgttattaattaacaatttagaaaaacaagggagcaaagctctaatgagtgagcacgtataaaactaattagcatattATTACTTAACCCTTCACCCAaagctcgatcaaaaacaaacgtgaagtaaccaacaaatcGGTTTTCAGTCGCAATTTGTGACCATGGAGAAGTaggtagaatgcatttataaatgtaatataactAATGAAGACTCATGATGTATGAGGATtaagtgattggtaaagaacaTATacgtaaatacgctttgtacatcTCCTGGGCCATGTGTTGACTTGTCAatttacactagttaacgttatCGTcacttaaaaacatttattttcgtgattttggataaattttaatcactcagtattaggtaatgttagaagttatagtactatatattggacagtaagaatatatagtactggggggaggcgggacacctttagcacataatatcttaatatcctgatcgtgttttaaacaattaacaacggtatatgggagtcgtgaggatatggttttataattctgttctttgtttactaccaaatgggacgagaaaataggattaaaaggtttcccatcttccaccaccctactataatattaaacatatgatgtttaactaaagaaaatgtttcaattacgataataaggtataagagtagtgcttTTAATGCGtcaatcgttgtgtggattccTTATTTCAGTATAACCGCTGTTTCGAAATATCGTATGACTAGAAATGATCGGCCTAATTGTTTAGGCGCGtagaaacatatttataatctCCCAAGTTCGATCTTCGACCGGCGTAACAAGCATTTGAggttcattttcttttattaagaGCAAATGGCCAAATTTTGAATATGACTTCAAAGTATTATccttttattatatcagtatcttaaaTTTGAGTAAGCCTCaaggtataaaatattaaattaaaagcaaacctttcaaagtttggcaatgaaaacatacagaactacaatgtgggggaagatgggactctaaattaaactatatttatattagcagtattctgcaacttgtggttaactaccgagtttaacaggctgtgctagtttctttgccatgtaaacttcatatatataacgttaaaccgatatttttttgttatttttgtctcaaattaaagtcacattgacccctgcctatttttttatgtttatatctcagttttttttttcaccaaactaaaactagtttcatgagacaaaaacaaactgtacgaaatattttttgttttatgaggctatgaaactagtttaatcgttcacactcgCAGACTAAACAATTTCATCgactttactatgatttagcgagcattaaatattagcaccttactatttcgcattttctTTTAacctgttcaaaatatactgtttctattttacatattttttcaatacttaaaaacagtaatcagctttgacgcgcgttttataaagtcgtgataatactgtcgaataattctgtaaccttatttttctgattattattaaatattttcctgaatattattaaaaaaaattaaaaaaaagtctcgtctgacatagtgtcccatcttccccaccctactatatattcttaCTGTCAACCAAAGTGCGCGGCGAAGGCgattactgttgttaagtatttaaatattcggtgttaaacgaaaaacattttttcaatggcCGACAAGTCATAACATAAGAATTTtcagatattttgtttttatgaattcTTGGGCGTCCATGTTCTTGTCGTATAATCACGTCTCACCCCACTGTACTGTATAGCCTATAtcccgtttttttttctatgaaaACATATAACCTTTATACttcaatctaaaaaaaatgctGCGCCAATGTAAGCCAAATCATAAACTTCTTTTATCGATTTGTGTTTCAGATATTTCAAGGAAATAGAGATATGAATACGAAAGTTACAAATATGTTTCCTGCTCCAATCATTGGACGTTATGTACGTCTCATACATATTACTTATCATAGACATGCATCAATTCGATTGGAATATCTGACTTGCTGAACTGCACGCTCAAGAACGACCGAGACAAATTATGATTAATGTTACGAATCAGTTCTCTCTTATGTCCGattttattcaacttttaatttaatatatagtagggtggggggaaataggacaccttgaacacaaaatataatgttattgagcacggtagtggtcatatagattctttttcgtcgaacagttggcgttgttgttgttgctgatagggcgatttTTTTCCGCAATTACATCAATTCtcaattttaacatttattctttaatctcttgatagggttaattaatactatgctaattagtttataccgtgctcatgcattagatctgtgatctcttgtattCATATTGCTGTTTCATATCCTTTGAACTTGTTTGGTTTATAGAAAGACCAACTTTAATTTATCGAGGTCTCTCTGTACAACAGTATGTAAATAcggtatttataaatgtaaatacaacATTAGTATCAAGGCATTCATATGTGTTGTTAATACTACGTCCGCACCATTGTACttaaaatcacatttattatatttagaaAACTCCAACTATAGCTTAACAACATAAGTTACAAAAACTATAACAGAATACTTAATCAGGAACAGTCTGCAAAGTAACGTTACATTTGAGACTGCACAGAAGATACTGAACGATTGTCATACAAAGAAAacgttaaaattaaaaatgttgcaaAGACACACGCAATAGATGGCTCGGGCTTTtaatcagtgacgtcacaacgcgCCTTTaaccagtgacgtcacaacacgCCTTTAACCCGTGATGTCACAACGCGCCTTTAACCAGTGACGTGTCCAAAACCCGTCAACCAAGAGCAGGTTCGAACTTAACAATAAAGAATACCTGTATTATGCGCTGTAGGTTTAATTAATGCAccgaatttaataaaacaatacaaaagaTAAACTGCAATTGTTGGTGTTTGTAATTTACGCGATATGTGCTCACAGTATTGCTTTCAGCGTCTCATTTATTCCTAACAGAGAGGACAACAACTTGTTCAAATATAACAAATGACGCCTCGGAACAAACACAGACGTTACACAATAAGACGTGATATATTAAAAGATTTCAAACAAATTGCTTTTGGAACAAAGTTTTAGTGAGCGTTTTTTACCATAAGTTGATCAGCAGTTTCTGGGAAGtaggaaatataaatattgctGTTATTCCTCTAATGCGAAATCTTGTTATTACCCTATAGAGTTATAAAATACCAAGTTAGCAACAAATCGAAGCATTTAATGTCATGTCGACAGTTTCCAGCTTTAAGTTTTGATCCATAACACTTAATTAATGGGTCAGTATCTAAACAATGCCGACTCTTAAACGATCAACGCAAGTCTCTAATGACCATCGACTTTTCCGTCGGTCTTGATTCGATGGTATTGGAGTAACGTAATATTTAATCAATAGATTGTTTAACCCGCTTTGTTTCTAACAGCGATACTCtcttacttttaaaatgcttaaactttgttgtttattcACTTTCTGTTTCCTTCTACACAATATTCGAGAAATTAAATCTCAACAACCTGAAGAGATTTGTTTTCGTCCTCCATCAAATCCCAACCCAGGCAGACCCGGTAAGAGAGGACCTCCCGGAGGAAAATGTGACAGGGGTGACGTTGGTCCAACTGGGCAGTGTGTTTGTGATGGAATGTCTCAACTTCGTCAGGAAATACAACAACTTAATCGTAAGTGTGTTGTAGGGCCTATACTTTAAACCTTTGTGTACTACCTATGGTGTTTCGTCAAATCAAAACTCAATGGTTAAGCGGAGTGTGTGATTAATCtgtaacttataaatatatattgttaatgttAATCTACATTTAGCTCACATGTTATTATTTCAGGCAAGATCGCAACACTTGAACAGTTCCAACATTCTCATACAGACAAGCGTAAGTTGTAAACTTGTTGTAAACCAGATTCGTAAAGTCAGGCGGTAATTCGCCGATTGTTTCCCCACGCCAACTTCCTTTCGGTCTTATGGGGGTTTGGGGCCAGGCATCAGACGGAAAGCACGGCCGGGGACAAATAGTCAAAGGAAATAGTCACGGAGAAAATAGCCCGGAGGAGGGGCGAGTGAAAATAGGCTGGAACCAGCTATAAGGCTGcctaattttataataaatttccaGTAACATATTGCTCGGTTGGAATGGAGGATAGGAGAGTAAGAGACGAAGACATCACCGCATCTGCTACTTTCGATACCGGAATTAACACATTTCACCTTCCAAAGTATGCGCGACTGGATAATGTCGATGTGCTAGGTCATCATATTGGAGCGTGGGCATCTGGGAACCGTGAGTACAACGAGTTACGGCtgtatgtatatttgtatgtttaaGTTCAACTTGTATCAGTTTTAGATTTTAACGAATTGGCCGATTAAGTAAGTAGAACTTTGATTAAATAAACTGATTTGACTAAATAAACTTCAAGTCACTGctcataataatattaataacgtGTTTTGTAGAAAGCGCTGGAAATTGGATTCAAGTTGATCTTCAATCTCCCACTCTTTTAACTGGAGTTGTGACTCAAGGCAGACCAGGGGGGCATTTTATGCAATggattacaagttacaaaatCGCATATGGAATAAATCAAACCAGTTTTCAAACTATTCAAAACAGTGATGGAAACGACGTGGtaagttttggaaaatttcGTAAACGAATTGGGaaggaaataaaacaatctatTCTTTCTATGCAATGACAAAAATGAATTTGTTGGGTTATTTACGTCGTATCGTCTTTCGATTGACGAAAAACGTTAAGTAAGTTGGAGTaaaatggtccatgttttttataccaaggGGTAAGCTGGGaatcggggtaagatgggatacttctCTATTTACGAGTCTCCATTTGATAAAATTTGATAAAGGAAATACTGGTCTCCTATATGCTTGCTATAACCATATCTTTCCCAGCCTTTTCCATCTCATCCTACTGTATCATAGCCTACTTTGTATCTCGAATTTATTTTTGGATGAAAACATAGGCTATCCATTTTATACTTCAATCTAAAGAAATGCTGCACCCAATGTAAGCCAAATCACAACCTTGTTTTATGGAATTGTGTTTCAGATATTCCAAGGAAATAGAGATATAGATACGAAAGTTACAAATATGTTTCCTGCTCCAATCATTGGACGTTATGTACGTCTCATACATATTACTTATCATGGGCATGCATCAATTCGATTGGAATATCTGACGTGTTAACCagtaattaaaatgaaaatacaaaTGCAGTAAACGTTTGTCACGCAATAAttttatcgtgtttttttcGTATATAACACacacattattatattttattccaattaCCTTAAATTTGCGGTGTCCCGTTTACAGCcgtatttaaatattggttCATATAGacagacacctttagcacataatatccaaatatcctcgtgttttaaacagttaacaaccaACTATGACactcgtgaggatacggttttataagtctttgtttactactaaatagaacgagaaaatagaatgatcaGGATTTCGatcttccccacactactatacaaacaaaagtaattAATTGTATAGTACAAATAAGACTAAAAGTACTTAAACGTATCAGATTGAGCCCAAACAGCAGTCAATGTGAAAGGATATGCTGACACCACGTGACAAGGTGTGTTGTGATCACCTGGCTGTAAAATTCAAGCTATAAATCCAATGAAATGCACAAACAACAAATTGTAGAATATacttttataacatttattgtgaatgtaaaattgaataagtgttttaataaaaattgagCACAAATAAGAGACATGCAAACATGACAGGGTGCAACATTTGGTTTAAGAAAATGAAGGGGGTGTAAGTTAAGCAGAGGAtcgaagaaaaaaaacattggaagtaatgcatgtttttatttggtgTGGTGAGTTGTTTTATGGTAAAGACCAAATGCATTGCCAGCAATGCTTGTCATTTTGACATGTATaagaaattattgttttttaaagtatcttgagaaaaacacaaagttagTCTTACTTATACATGCACACACAACAGATTACATGATGggtacaataaataaatttacaaaaagcaTGCAGAGCGATGAAATGGGCAAGAGTGAACTTAAGTACCATAGGCAGCAAAGGGGCAATAAgagcaatatatatagtactgaaGACCCATTAGTTGTGGTGTAAGAATATCATCTTAAATCAAGTTGTCAGTGGTCTTTTATTCAGTGGGAGAAATTATAGACGGAATATATGATTTGTTCTACATAGCTTATACTGCAAATCAAGTATTGCAATGTAAAGAAAGAAAGATAAAGACGGAACGCTATGTTATGTGAATATATTATCGGAATATTTGGCTTGCAGTTTTAGGTGTTGGTGGTTTCTTCTTATTACCATGCGAGACGGCAGATGCGTAGGAATTCTTTGGTTTTCTTGTCTGCTGTTCTCGATCAAATTCCAAATCCTCTAACCTCTGTATAAAAGTTAAGTATATGAACTGTTTCTGCCATGCTAAAAAATCCTAAAAGAGCCCTTGTGGCAAAGTAATCCATTAAGCCACCTTCATCAAGAACATGCTAAaaagtttcaataaatttgtttttaagcagtatttaaaaaaaattggaatgaaacattgtaattttacaaaactacaagACCAACATATTTATGGCATAGCTTATTCCTCATATACCTGAGTTATTGC
This portion of the Ciona intestinalis unplaced genomic scaffold, KH HT001161.1, whole genome shotgun sequence genome encodes:
- the LOC100182046 gene encoding lactadherin-like, translating into MLKLCCFFTFCFLLHNIREIKSQQPEEICFRPPTNPNPGRPGKRGPPGGKGDKGDVGPTGQCVCDEMSQLRQEIQQLNRRIATIEQFKHSHTDKLTHCSVGMKDRRVRDEDITASATFDTGINTYYHPKHARLDNVLTGVHVGAWASGNLSPGNWIQVDLQSPTLLTGVVTQGRPERHLQWVTSYKIAYGMNQTSFQTIQSSNGNDLIFQGNRDMNTKVTNMFPAPIIGRYVRLIHITYHRHASIRLEYLTC
- the LOC113474033 gene encoding lactadherin-like, producing the protein MLKLCCLFTFCFLLHNIREIKSQQPEEICFRPPSNPNPGRPGKRGPPGGKCDRGDVGPTGQCVCDGMSQLRQEIQQLNRKIATLEQFQHSHTDKLTYCSVGMEDRRVRDEDITASATFDTGINTFHLPKYARLDNVDVLGHHIGAWASGNQSAGNWIQVDLQSPTLLTGVVTQGRPGGHFMQWITSYKIAYGINQTSFQTIQNSDGNDVIFQGNRDIDTKVTNMFPAPIIGRYVRLIHITYHGHASIRLEYLTC